From Pedobacter indicus, a single genomic window includes:
- a CDS encoding quinol:cytochrome C oxidoreductase yields the protein METHQHSYNFNEQFDFSGKPKTWSLIAILIGVIAIVYGFVFNGAERTFANLLLMSYYLTCICAAGTCFLAIQYVTQSGWSAGMIRVPQAFSSLLPIASLILLAVCAIGLFSHNLYHHWFGEGLTDPNSSHFDPLIAKKEVYLNAPAFLLREVIFLAAYSFFAVALTKFSYNEDLSGGLNSYKKSFKYSAIFLVIFGFTSPIWIFDTIMSLEAHWFSTMFGWYNFAALWVSGLCAITLTIILLKKAGYMHWVNINHLHDMGKLIFGFSIFWCYVWFAQFMLIWYANLPEETVYFYKRWEPEYKPWFWLNIVINFLAPILILINRSWVRNVNVLAGVCILLLLGHWLDYYLMIMPGTVEQHRGFGLTEIGMAIGFTGLFVYLMLNKLSKHALAPQKHPFLEESLHHQI from the coding sequence ATGGAAACTCATCAACATTCGTATAATTTTAATGAACAGTTCGACTTTTCAGGTAAACCTAAAACCTGGAGTCTAATTGCAATTTTGATTGGAGTAATTGCTATCGTGTACGGCTTTGTATTCAATGGCGCAGAAAGAACTTTTGCCAATCTGTTGTTAATGAGCTATTACTTAACGTGTATTTGCGCGGCTGGAACTTGTTTCCTCGCAATACAGTATGTAACTCAATCGGGTTGGTCAGCTGGTATGATCCGTGTACCACAAGCATTTTCAAGTCTATTACCAATCGCTTCGCTTATATTATTGGCTGTTTGTGCAATCGGATTATTTTCTCATAATCTGTATCATCACTGGTTTGGAGAAGGATTGACAGATCCTAACAGCTCTCATTTTGACCCGTTGATTGCAAAAAAGGAAGTTTATTTAAATGCACCAGCTTTCCTTTTACGCGAAGTTATCTTCTTAGCAGCTTATAGTTTTTTTGCCGTTGCACTAACAAAGTTTTCCTATAATGAGGATCTTTCAGGTGGATTAAATTCATATAAGAAGAGTTTTAAATATTCTGCAATATTCTTGGTGATTTTTGGTTTCACGTCACCAATTTGGATTTTTGATACGATCATGTCTTTGGAGGCCCATTGGTTTTCAACAATGTTTGGTTGGTACAACTTTGCCGCTCTTTGGGTGAGTGGTTTATGTGCAATTACCCTAACAATTATTTTGTTGAAGAAGGCGGGATATATGCATTGGGTTAATATCAATCACCTGCATGATATGGGTAAGCTCATATTTGGTTTTTCCATTTTCTGGTGCTATGTTTGGTTCGCGCAGTTCATGTTGATATGGTATGCGAACTTACCAGAGGAAACGGTTTACTTCTATAAGCGTTGGGAGCCTGAATATAAACCATGGTTCTGGTTGAATATTGTTATCAACTTTTTAGCACCGATCTTAATCTTAATTAATAGATCTTGGGTGAGAAATGTGAATGTATTGGCCGGAGTTTGTATCCTATTATTGTTAGGTCACTGGCTTGACTACTACTTAATGATTATGCCGGGAACGGTGGAACAGCATAGGGGTTTTGGTCTAACTGAAATTGGTATGGCAATTGGATTTACAGGGTTATTTGTTTATTTAATGCTTAACAAATTGAGTAAGCACGCTCTAGCACCTCAAAAGCACCCATTTTTGGAGGAAAGCCTACACCATCAAATTTAA